In a single window of the Natronorubrum halophilum genome:
- a CDS encoding aminoglycoside N(3)-acetyltransferase encodes MSETLPADRSSEPITVDSMANDLRALGIEAGHTLLVHGSLSSLGWVCGGAPAVIDALQRVVGEDGTIVMPAHSPGNMDPSDMGAPPVPDSWYDTIRQQMPPYRPAVTPTQGMGAIAECFRSSPGVRRSDHPQLSFAAWGADTQFIIEDHSLDYSLGEESPLARIYDLGGDVLFLGTSHATNTSFHLAEYRADLELATETHAGAVLVDGEREWIQWEDIDYTDEDFPACGDAFEREHPDAFETGTVGVSDATLLPQPLLVDFAVGWFEVNRER; translated from the coding sequence ATGAGCGAAACGCTCCCCGCGGACCGATCTTCGGAGCCGATCACGGTGGATTCGATGGCGAACGATCTACGTGCCCTTGGCATCGAGGCCGGGCACACGTTGCTCGTCCACGGATCACTCTCCTCCCTCGGCTGGGTCTGTGGCGGTGCGCCCGCCGTCATAGATGCGCTCCAGCGCGTCGTCGGCGAGGACGGAACCATCGTGATGCCGGCGCACTCGCCCGGAAACATGGATCCCTCCGACATGGGAGCCCCGCCGGTCCCTGACTCGTGGTACGACACCATTCGTCAACAGATGCCCCCGTACCGGCCAGCCGTCACGCCGACCCAAGGGATGGGCGCAATCGCCGAGTGCTTCCGCTCTTCCCCAGGTGTCCGCCGGAGCGACCACCCACAGTTATCGTTCGCTGCGTGGGGCGCTGATACCCAGTTCATTATCGAAGATCATTCGCTCGACTATTCGCTCGGCGAGGAGTCGCCGCTGGCCCGTATCTATGATCTCGGCGGTGACGTACTGTTTCTGGGAACATCCCACGCGACGAACACCTCGTTCCATCTCGCCGAGTACCGCGCCGACCTCGAGCTCGCCACGGAAACTCACGCCGGCGCGGTGCTCGTCGACGGAGAACGCGAGTGGATTCAGTGGGAAGACATCGACTACACCGACGAAGACTTTCCGGCCTGCGGCGACGCGTTCGAGCGCGAGCATCCCGACGCCTTCGAGACGGGCACCGTCGGCGTCAGTGACGCTACACTCCTGCCACAGCCGTTACTCGTGGATTTCGCGGTCGGCTGGTTCGAGGTCAACCGGGAGCGATAA
- a CDS encoding GNAT family N-acetyltransferase encodes MELVEATSDDLDALVDRWYDLATGMKEYSELNELAYADVREVPDDGFRAHLENEDVTDYLIVHDGETIGFVTLREGRHPSQQYSTYLRIVNVAIDEPHRSQGHGTAVLERVKELARERGCDHLKVSCEWGNEDARRFYRDANFQPKQVDYAQPLE; translated from the coding sequence ATGGAACTCGTGGAAGCCACCTCGGACGATCTCGATGCGCTCGTCGATCGCTGGTACGACCTCGCAACGGGGATGAAGGAGTACTCCGAGTTGAACGAACTCGCCTACGCGGACGTTCGCGAGGTCCCCGACGACGGCTTCCGGGCACACCTCGAGAACGAGGACGTCACCGACTACCTCATCGTCCACGACGGCGAAACGATCGGCTTCGTCACGCTCCGCGAGGGCCGCCACCCGTCCCAGCAGTACTCGACGTACCTTCGCATCGTGAACGTCGCTATCGACGAACCCCACCGGAGTCAGGGCCACGGCACGGCGGTCCTCGAGCGCGTGAAAGAACTGGCTCGCGAGCGGGGTTGCGACCATCTCAAAGTCTCCTGCGAGTGGGGAAACGAGGATGCACGCCGGTTCTATCGCGACGCGAACTTCCAGCCGAAGCAAGTCGACTACGCACAGCCACTGGAGTGA
- a CDS encoding redox-regulated ATPase YchF: MLSIALAGKPNAGKSTFYTAATMAEVDVANYPFTTIDANRGVSYVRTDCPCLEREERCTADNCEDGKRYVPIELIDVAGLVPGAHEGKGLGNQFLDELTNADVIVNVVDASGGTNEKGEPVDIGDHDPLEDIDFVEEEMDLWLAGIVENNWESVERKSRSPDFDIDDVLADMLSGFGASPTQIAKVLRELDYPEDPIQWEDDHREELARLVRERTKPIVVAANKIDVAPQENVEKLLDLDKPVIPTTAEGELALRRAAENGLVDYDPGDESLEIGDDVTDAQCEALEGLAETMGEWNGTGVQSALNYAVYDLLEHLTAYPVEDAAKWSDGSGNVLPDAFLLPDGSTPVDLAYAVHSDIGDGYLHAVNAKSSREISDEYELEEGDVIKIVSTN, encoded by the coding sequence ATGCTTTCGATCGCACTTGCCGGAAAGCCGAACGCCGGCAAGTCAACGTTCTACACCGCGGCGACGATGGCGGAGGTCGACGTCGCCAACTACCCCTTCACGACCATCGACGCCAACCGTGGAGTGAGCTACGTCCGGACCGACTGCCCCTGCCTCGAGCGCGAGGAGCGCTGTACCGCCGACAACTGCGAGGACGGCAAGCGCTACGTTCCGATCGAACTCATCGACGTCGCAGGGCTGGTTCCCGGTGCTCACGAGGGGAAGGGGCTGGGCAACCAGTTCCTCGACGAACTCACGAACGCGGACGTGATCGTCAACGTCGTCGACGCCTCCGGGGGGACCAACGAGAAGGGCGAACCCGTCGATATCGGCGACCACGATCCGCTCGAGGATATCGATTTCGTCGAAGAGGAGATGGACCTCTGGCTGGCCGGCATCGTCGAGAACAACTGGGAGTCCGTCGAGCGCAAATCCCGATCGCCGGATTTCGACATCGACGACGTCCTCGCGGATATGCTCTCGGGCTTCGGCGCCTCGCCGACGCAGATCGCGAAGGTGCTTCGGGAACTGGACTACCCCGAGGACCCGATCCAGTGGGAGGACGACCACCGCGAGGAACTCGCCCGATTGGTCCGCGAACGGACCAAGCCGATCGTCGTCGCGGCGAACAAGATCGACGTCGCGCCCCAGGAGAACGTCGAGAAACTGCTCGACCTCGACAAGCCGGTCATCCCGACCACCGCGGAGGGCGAACTCGCGCTTCGCCGCGCCGCGGAGAACGGCCTCGTCGACTACGATCCGGGCGACGAGTCACTCGAGATCGGCGACGACGTCACCGACGCCCAGTGCGAGGCGCTCGAGGGACTCGCCGAAACGATGGGCGAGTGGAACGGAACCGGCGTCCAGTCGGCGCTGAACTACGCCGTCTACGACTTGCTCGAGCACCTCACCGCCTACCCGGTCGAGGACGCCGCGAAGTGGTCCGACGGCAGCGGCAACGTCCTCCCCGACGCCTTCCTGTTGCCGGACGGCTCGACCCCTGTCGACCTCGCCTACGCCGTCCACTCCGACATCGGCGACGGCTACCTCCACGCGGTGAACGCGAAGTCGAGTCGGGAGATAAGCGACGAGTACGAACTCGAGGAGGGCGACGTGATCAAGATCGTGAGTACTAATTGA